In a genomic window of Dyadobacter fermentans DSM 18053:
- a CDS encoding sodium:solute symporter, translated as MNPYISLLILVVYFGMLITVSIYTARGADTNTFFTANRQSPWYLVAFGMIGTSLSGVTFVSVPGAVVNIQFSYFQVVIGYILGYLVIGTVLMPLYYRLNLISIYSYLEQRFGFWSYKTGSGFFLLSRTIGSAVRLYVAAQVLQLALFKPLGIPFEVAVAITIFLIWIYTFKGGVKTIIVTDTLQTFFLITAVVLTIILVSKELNIDGLGGIWTTVQKSDYSQIFYWDTNDPKNFFKQFFAGVFIAIVMTGLDQDLMQKNLTCKNIGEAQKNMFWFVVVLVIVNFLFLSLGALLYVYAEAQGIPAPTKTDDFYPMLALNHLGLVVGITFLLGITAATYASSDSALTALTTAFCIDFMNIEKRPEEKRASIKFWVHVGFSVIFYLVILIFNRMNNKEVITAVFDLAGYTYGPLLGLFAFGAFLKRPVKDRFVPIVCILAPVITYVINDHSAEWFNGYKFGFERLIINGLITFIGLWLLHDRNGRRYVAQA; from the coding sequence ATGAACCCTTACATATCCCTTCTGATCCTGGTGGTTTATTTTGGAATGCTAATCACAGTGTCCATTTATACGGCCAGGGGAGCGGATACCAACACATTTTTCACCGCCAACCGGCAATCGCCGTGGTACCTGGTGGCGTTCGGGATGATAGGCACCTCGCTGTCGGGGGTCACGTTCGTTTCGGTGCCGGGTGCAGTGGTGAATATCCAGTTTTCGTATTTTCAGGTGGTGATCGGGTACATTCTCGGTTACCTGGTAATCGGTACGGTGCTGATGCCGCTTTATTACCGGCTCAACCTCATTTCCATCTATTCCTACCTCGAACAGCGCTTTGGTTTCTGGTCGTACAAAACGGGTTCAGGGTTTTTCCTGCTTTCGCGCACCATCGGTTCGGCGGTGCGGTTGTACGTCGCCGCGCAGGTTTTGCAACTCGCATTGTTCAAGCCGCTGGGCATTCCGTTTGAAGTTGCCGTGGCCATTACAATTTTCCTGATCTGGATTTATACCTTCAAAGGAGGCGTAAAAACGATCATCGTTACGGATACCCTGCAAACATTTTTCCTCATTACCGCGGTGGTCCTCACGATCATACTCGTTTCCAAAGAGCTCAACATCGACGGCCTGGGCGGAATCTGGACGACCGTTCAAAAAAGCGACTATTCACAAATATTTTACTGGGATACGAATGATCCCAAAAACTTCTTCAAACAGTTTTTTGCGGGCGTTTTCATCGCCATTGTCATGACGGGACTGGATCAGGACCTGATGCAGAAAAACCTGACTTGCAAAAACATCGGCGAAGCGCAGAAAAACATGTTCTGGTTTGTGGTGGTGCTGGTGATCGTGAACTTCCTGTTCCTGTCGCTTGGTGCGCTGCTCTACGTATATGCAGAGGCGCAAGGCATCCCTGCGCCGACGAAAACCGACGATTTTTACCCGATGCTGGCATTGAACCACCTCGGGCTGGTAGTGGGCATCACGTTCCTGCTCGGCATTACCGCCGCAACCTACGCCAGCTCCGATTCGGCGCTTACCGCCCTTACGACCGCTTTCTGCATTGATTTCATGAATATTGAAAAGCGTCCGGAAGAAAAACGCGCTTCGATCAAGTTCTGGGTGCACGTCGGCTTTTCCGTGATCTTCTACCTGGTAATCCTGATATTCAACAGGATGAATAATAAGGAAGTGATTACGGCGGTGTTCGATCTGGCGGGTTATACTTATGGGCCGCTGCTGGGGCTATTCGCATTCGGCGCATTCCTGAAAAGGCCTGTCAAGGACCGGTTCGTTCCCATTGTTTGTATTCTCGCGCCAGTGATTACTTACGTGATCAATGACCATTCGGCCGAGTGGTTCAATGGGTATAAGTTTGGGTTTGAAAGGCTCATTATCAATGGGTTAATTACTTTCATAGGTCTTTGGCTGCTGCACGATCGGAACGGCCGGCGCTATGTTGCGCAGGCTTAG
- a CDS encoding ATP-dependent Clp protease adaptor ClpS yields the protein MQALTDTELEILEETVATDIKKLVIYNDDVNTFDWVIDTLVEVCGHTSEQAEQCTIIIHYKGKCSVKEGSFEELAGMRNEICRRGISAEVH from the coding sequence ATGCAAGCGCTCACAGATACAGAGCTGGAGATTCTGGAAGAAACCGTAGCTACCGACATTAAAAAGCTCGTGATCTACAATGACGACGTGAATACCTTCGATTGGGTGATCGACACGCTAGTAGAAGTTTGTGGCCACACCAGCGAGCAAGCCGAACAATGTACGATCATTATCCATTACAAAGGCAAATGCTCCGTGAAAGAAGGGTCTTTTGAGGAGCTGGCCGGGATGCGGAACGAAATTTGCCGGAGAGGCATTTCAGCGGAGGTGCACTAA
- the recR gene encoding recombination mediator RecR, protein MNYPSRLIEEAVAEISRLPGIGKKTALRLALHLLKRDEEQTRSLSDALLNMRTKTTYCSRCHNIADDTLCNICSNNKRDQATICVVVDTRDVLAIESTNQYRGLYHVLGGIISPLEGIGPSDLEIDSLMSRIEKKEGDEAVREVILALSPTMEGDTTAFYLQKRLKALGVKISTIARGIPIGGDLEYADEITLGRSIVSRVAYD, encoded by the coding sequence ATGAACTATCCCTCACGTCTTATTGAGGAAGCCGTAGCCGAAATATCCCGTCTCCCGGGAATAGGCAAAAAAACCGCATTGCGCCTGGCACTGCATTTGCTGAAAAGGGATGAAGAGCAAACGCGCTCGCTGTCCGATGCACTGCTGAACATGCGCACCAAAACCACCTACTGTTCCCGCTGCCACAACATCGCCGACGATACGCTTTGCAACATTTGCAGCAATAACAAGCGCGACCAAGCCACCATTTGCGTGGTGGTAGACACGCGCGACGTCCTGGCGATCGAATCCACGAACCAGTACCGGGGCCTTTATCACGTGCTCGGAGGCATTATTTCGCCTTTGGAGGGCATCGGCCCGTCGGATCTGGAAATCGATTCGCTGATGTCGAGGATAGAAAAAAAGGAAGGCGACGAGGCCGTTCGGGAAGTGATACTAGCGCTCAGCCCCACAATGGAAGGCGACACCACCGCATTTTACCTTCAAAAAAGGCTCAAAGCCCTGGGCGTAAAAATAAGCACTATCGCGAGAGGTATTCCCATAGGCGGCGACCTCGAATATGCGGACGAGATCACACTTGGCCGCAGCATTGTAAGCCGGGTGGCTTATGATTAA
- a CDS encoding superoxide dismutase, which yields MNRTDFLRTLAGSALTVGTLAEQSFAGVAQTSGSILAETAPFKQAPLPYDFGALEPSIDKLTMEIHYGKHHTAYIKNLNDAVKGTEWEKKSLEDIIKGVSKAPAAIRNNGGGHWNHTFFWEVMGPKKAAAPSGAVADAINGQFGSFEKFKEEFGKAAATRFGSGWAWLVAKGGKLAVGSTPNQDNPLMDVSDFKGTPILGIDVWEHAYYLHYQNKRPDYVKAFWDVVNWDKVAENLKKAK from the coding sequence ATGAATAGAACAGACTTTTTGCGGACACTCGCCGGCAGCGCACTCACTGTTGGCACATTGGCTGAACAATCATTTGCAGGAGTAGCGCAAACATCCGGCAGCATACTCGCGGAAACCGCTCCATTCAAGCAAGCCCCGCTTCCCTACGACTTCGGCGCATTGGAACCGAGCATCGACAAACTGACGATGGAAATCCACTACGGCAAGCACCATACTGCATACATCAAAAATCTGAACGACGCTGTAAAAGGCACCGAATGGGAGAAAAAGTCCCTCGAAGATATCATCAAAGGAGTGAGCAAAGCACCCGCGGCCATCCGCAACAACGGCGGCGGCCATTGGAACCACACTTTCTTCTGGGAAGTAATGGGCCCCAAAAAAGCAGCAGCCCCCAGCGGCGCCGTAGCCGACGCGATCAACGGTCAGTTCGGTTCATTTGAGAAATTCAAAGAAGAATTCGGCAAGGCGGCGGCTACCCGCTTCGGTTCGGGCTGGGCATGGCTGGTGGCCAAAGGCGGAAAACTCGCAGTAGGCTCCACGCCCAACCAAGACAACCCGCTCATGGACGTTTCCGATTTCAAAGGCACGCCCATTCTCGGCATTGATGTTTGGGAGCATGCCTATTACCTGCACTACCAAAACAAACGCCCGGATTATGTAAAGGCATTCTGGGATGTGGTGAACTGGGATAAAGTGGCAGAAAATTTGAAAAAAGCTAAATAG
- a CDS encoding tetratricopeptide repeat protein → MRLQFTGISFLLALAFYCPAFAQRSAAEYFEDGNTKAGTGDFNGAMQAYTTVISMNPDHAPSYFNRGLAKANLKDYRGAMGDYDRAIELNPKEALYYQSRGVSKSLQDDYRSAIDDYSKAIELNPEEPKAYYNRGVSYAKLKNHRNALVDLDHALSLNPDELAALYARGNCKQDLQEYAGSLADFTRVIELSPKRTGAYAGRGLAKLELGDYQGAAADFTRAIELSPNDSEYYNNRGLAKTKLEDFQGAILDYDKTIQLDAENYNAYYGRGFAKGKLNDPRGAIADLSKAIEVKNAYTGDPKKNAYIGKINKEKLDELRDQVQTNIKIDKLTNERAEAYYARAIAKSKVGELKGALADLTIAVELSPTYSNAYFSRAMIRSAAGDQMGAVLDFTSSIKLRSDYPEAYYLRGIVKNSLGEINDGCLDLSKAGELGYQQAYKVIGAYCN, encoded by the coding sequence ATGAGACTTCAATTTACTGGCATTTCATTTCTCCTTGCACTTGCTTTCTATTGCCCCGCCTTTGCACAACGTTCTGCAGCCGAGTATTTCGAAGACGGTAATACCAAAGCCGGTACAGGCGATTTCAATGGGGCCATGCAGGCATATACCACGGTGATTTCCATGAATCCCGACCACGCGCCCAGCTATTTCAACCGCGGGCTTGCCAAGGCCAATCTCAAAGATTACCGCGGCGCGATGGGCGATTACGACAGGGCCATCGAGCTGAATCCGAAAGAAGCGCTTTATTATCAAAGCCGTGGTGTGAGCAAAAGTTTGCAGGACGATTACCGTTCGGCCATTGACGATTATTCCAAGGCCATCGAGCTGAACCCGGAAGAGCCCAAAGCCTATTATAACCGCGGCGTGAGCTATGCTAAACTGAAAAATCACCGCAATGCGCTCGTGGACCTCGACCATGCATTGTCGCTGAACCCCGACGAGCTGGCGGCATTGTATGCAAGAGGCAATTGCAAACAGGATTTGCAGGAATATGCCGGCAGCCTCGCCGATTTTACCAGGGTAATTGAGCTAAGTCCCAAACGCACAGGTGCCTATGCCGGCAGAGGCCTCGCAAAGCTGGAACTGGGCGATTACCAGGGTGCCGCCGCCGATTTCACCCGCGCCATCGAACTCAGTCCCAACGACAGCGAATACTACAATAACAGGGGCCTGGCCAAAACCAAACTGGAAGATTTCCAGGGCGCGATCCTCGATTACGACAAAACCATCCAGCTCGACGCCGAAAACTATAATGCCTACTACGGCCGCGGCTTCGCAAAAGGAAAGCTCAACGACCCGCGCGGTGCCATCGCCGACCTGTCGAAAGCCATTGAAGTGAAAAATGCCTATACCGGCGACCCAAAAAAGAACGCTTACATTGGCAAGATCAACAAAGAGAAACTCGACGAGCTGCGCGACCAGGTGCAGACGAACATTAAAATCGACAAACTCACGAACGAGCGCGCGGAAGCGTATTATGCACGCGCAATCGCGAAGTCGAAAGTAGGGGAATTAAAAGGTGCGCTGGCCGACCTTACCATCGCCGTGGAGCTCAGTCCAACCTATTCCAATGCCTACTTCTCCCGCGCCATGATCCGTTCGGCAGCGGGGGACCAAATGGGCGCCGTGCTGGACTTCACCAGCTCCATCAAACTCCGCTCCGATTATCCCGAAGCTTATTATTTGAGGGGGATCGTGAAAAATAGCCTGGGAGAAATCAACGACGGCTGCCTTGATTTGAGCAAAGCCGGAGAGCTGGGATATCAGCAAGCCTACAAAGTGATCGGTGCGTATTGTAATTAA